The genomic DNA ttctcagcctgtgaagcacgctgatgtgcctcagaaacagtcaagggatcaaacatattcaaaatatcctgcaactggaggcgaaggccaccaatataacgagaaaccaactggagaggggactcagacaggtcaacacgagccacaaaggtgtaaaactcagtggaatagtcatccacggaacgagaaccctgacgaagattctggaaccgctggtacaggttacgttcgtaattatatggtagaaacgcagccctaatatgcttcctgaatttgtcccaattcgtgagctttgccttaccatgacgaacacgtgtctgtttcaactgctgccaccatgcttgtgcacgaccatgtaagcggatcgtaacaaggggtacacgacgatctgcaggaacttccttgaaatccagaatctcttcaacctgagaaagccaatcaataaactcttccggtggtagactaccatcgaacttagggatgtccaccctgaaagtctgctcccagcgatgattggggcgttcaggggatcgattccgaagaccaccgagagggttttcatctgtcatcgtaacatcatctttagggtggtgcatgtgcatagatgcatccatccgttgcgtcaaccattcaacctgccgcctcaaatcgtcgttatcacggcgaaactcagcgttttcacgtcgcaactcagcaaggtcaccatcatcagcaccaggggtagggttgcgcggctgtcttcggggcggcatacctcagggtcgactggaaactgataccaactgatgcagcgtgcgtggctaggatgaatctttatcaagattcgttgattcttacgaataccgaaagttgatagatattgaggaaacctcgttttctgattaataatcttcccctaacaaagtgttttaagatcctttaaatactcaaaccctagcttgcaaaagaaataaacaacttttaataaattgcaaaaaacacccgaaactaataaaaaatgcgattttgagcccctaaacgtttccgcccgaaaaacactaggcaatcgtcgaaatctgacacttgcgagatattttcggatgctgcaactttcgcataaacgcctcttcgactcgcaccgcatcactTCTTAGTCTAGATCTTGCCAGATTATCCCAAGAACGTCACTTTACACAAAATATCCCAAGAGCATCAATCATGTTAAAAGAAGGAACTCTAATGGTCAACGAACTGGTAGCCATCATCCCACCAGTTTCCTAACCATTGCATTCTTGAATTTCCTTTTGAAGATGAAGTGAAGAGCTACACCCAACAAAGGAGTGGATAATACAGCAATATAAGAAAGAATCCAAAACGAAGCATTACTTTGTTGAACAATACGATCCAATTGTTGCCTCATTGTAGTGAATATTTTCGAAGACTTCAAGTCCACCAATGGTGGGCTGCTGGTGGTCTTGGCTTCTTTATTTGAGCAATCAGAAACTACTTTTGTACTTGAATCCAAATCAACAGTCAAAGTGTTTTGCAATTGCTTGAATTCTTGAACATGTGTTATCAGTTCATTCCCAACCGCAGCTACCATTCCATCAGTTACATTCAGATATGGCCCTTGATCAATAGAACATTCAAGTGGAACGCATGACATCGTCTTCCATTTGAATAAGAATGAAGAAATATAAGAAGTTAGAAACTATATTAGCAGAATGTGAATGACAAGATGGTACCTTCTTTTGTATATGCATGTGGGAACTAGAAAGCAGAACGCTGAGATATTCACAAGTTGCCCTAACCCACCTggaaatattaaaagaaaagttTATTCCTTCGATAAAGTTGAACTTGACTCTCACCGTTATGACCTTATAAATAAGGGCGTTTTTAATGGGAATCAAACCTAATAAAGAATTCTAAAATGATCAAAAGTAATTTTGATTGTGTCTTTCAAGTGTGGAGCTGTGTTTTCGAACAAATTTTTGTCATTTGGATCGTGATCCTGATGTAGGTTAAAAAGCACAATGatctagaagaaaaaaaaaagtataaattaagCCAAATTTCACAATGGATCATCatttagaaaataatcaaaaatctATAATCCAGacatccaaaaaaaaatattacgaaaaaaaataaattaggatatTATTTGCCaatttttaatgaaatcctAATTGTGAAAAAAGATAAATACTATACAATATTAACCCATTATTCTTAACAAATAGGTTTCGTATAAAtctatctaattattttttcatatccAGATAAATACACtgactaatattatatatcccactaatattatatatcctTGTGTCTTACAATTTCTCTTACTGAAATGCACCCATTACCGGATGAACAAGCAAGAAACTAAATCACAAAATAAGTTAGAGAAAAGTAAATAATACCAGAGGCCAGAAGCTGTTGGTCCTTCAAAAAATGCAAGATGGCCACCATGTTTTGTTGTAGCTAAGACAATATTTTTGTTCAATCTATTCATGAATCAAAagattgaaataaatgaaatgtcAGTAATAAAACAACTAAGGAAAAATAAAGATGTTAAGCACCTCTACCTGCATTCATCCCAAGGAATAGCCTCTTTTGTACAGACGGGATCATCAAGAGAGCTAATACAGAGAAGTGGCACTGCCACCTTTGCGACAAAACTAGAGCTGCTACAATGTCGATAGTATGTATCCACAGTCTTGATTAAATAAGATggaatattagtttttaatgaaataagaCAAATACTCTTAATATAGATAGAGAAATGTTTAGTACCTCAAATTTCCCAACGTGGCAAGTAGCATAATTGTCGAAATCCCTAATGGAGCGTGACTTGAATAAGAAAACCAAAATAGCAATGTTAATATCTTGAAACTTGAAACTGCTAGCTATGGACAAAAACATCTTcatgtaatatatgtatttccaagatcaattttgttttgtgaaaaaattatattatactcttCATTTTCACAAAGACATATTTTTCTGACTACAAAAAGATGCAAAAATTGCCAGTGAAGAAATGTATGAATTCTAAGCAGACTATTGATGACCAATTTAAAAGAtgcaaaaattatattatactcttCATGTATGAATTATATCAGATTTTCCAACTTTTGTTCTATGTTTGAAATGCTGAGAGAACCCATAACTTTCCAAAAGAAATTAAATCCAAGAGGAGAAGATTACCTTTTCAATGCCTTCCCAATTTGCAAGACGGGTATATTGAGGTTCATGCCTGAAATCAAATTTCAGCCGCTATAATAGTCAAGGCATGAGAATAAATAATGAACTGTctcaacataaaaataaatttttaaaaaaaagtgtagGATGAAACACTATCTTCTTTCATGTATCATTGGCAAGAGGCATCGCCAAAACTATATAACATTTAGGACATACATTTTGGCATAACCTTGGAGACCAATTGCAAGGGCTCTGTCATATAGCTTCTGCACAAGCCTGCGAGATATGAACCTGTCACCAATCTGAAAGAGGAAAAGGGAAGTGGAAGTAAAATATTTACACTATGCATTCTAACTTGAGAAGAGATAATTTTAAAGTTAGAAGttgttaacaaatatatataaagcaaAGGAACCTGAGGATTAGATTCAACATGAAATCAATCAGTGATAGAGAAGATCATTTTCAGTTAGAATGCGCCAAATAAGCTCGGAATAAAATATCAACAGATTTAGTGGTTTAACGTGTCTTGATTGTTGAGTTGTTCAATCAACTACGTCCCTGTCACATGTGAAGCTCTTGGTATGGGCACTGTTGATTTGTCATGAATATTGTTGGTATTactttttctttgtttagacctgagtttttttttttttctggagGAGGCTAGCTCAGTGTTCCATTGCATAACCTCCCACTCTAATTAAGGTGCTTTCATTGAAATCGAATTTGAAACTGAACCTCTTAAGTTGAAAACTCTTATCACTTTAGCTACCCTAGtgatatttgtattattagaagatgttaaAATGCATTCAGTTCTTTTCAAAGAAGAAAACTCAAGGAAAACTAAGTGTAAAAAGAACTAAATAAAAAGACTttgtagaaaaataaagaaagaaattttattgatttgtttATTGGTTGTTGTTCTTACATAATACTGTCTAGTGCTTAAATAGTAAGATTACATTtgcagaaaagaaaaaaattaaatagtaaaatcatgTAATTGATAATCAACGGCTAATTAGCAAATcaagcaaatcaattagtctaattgattgatttacaaATCAATTAATCTGATTGCTTGATTTGCTGCTGACTTTCTCAACATTCTattcttggaattattttttcttccagAATAATTCTACACTCCCCCTCAAGTTGGGTAGTAGATGTTGAGACTGCCCAACTTGCCACATACTTCCTCGAGTCGGCTTGGTGAGTATGTCAGCCACCTGATTGCGGGATGTAACGTAGAGGAGTGTAATAGAGCCTTGTCAAAGATTGAAGAGGGTGTTGCCGATGAACTGTTGATGACATTCTTTCAATTTGACTGATTCAAAAATCATGATTCACTTAGTTAGAGGagtggctcttggctcttggctcttggcacttggcacttggctcttggctcttggcttaACTCTTGAagtgaaaaatgataattttttaacagATAAAATGTTGAAAGAAATTTGTCGAGACATGAAGACGACGTTGCCAAAAAAGGAGATAAAATAACTCGATACAGATTCAACTGAACTATGGAAAAAAATGAACTGAGATTtgtgataataattttagagaaatatgAGATTATAGAATCATTTGAGTTCTCCTCCAATGGCTATTTCCACCATTGGAGGAGGCAGCGGAAAATTGTGAGTCGGTTTCTTCAAGATGAAAAaacccgctctgataccatgtagaaaaataaagaaagaaattttattgatttgtttATTGGTTGTTGTTCTTACATAAGACTGTCTAGTGCTTAAATAGTAAGATTACATTTGcagaaaaggaaaaaattaaatagtaaaatcatgTAATTGATAATCAACGGTTAATTAGCAAATcaagcaaatcaattagtctaattgattgatttacaaATCAATTAATCTGATTGCTTGATTTGCTGCTGACTTTCTCAACATTCTattcttggaattattttttcttccagAATAATTCTACAGACTTGAATGAAAAAGGTGTCCAAAACAAATGGCACCGTGCCAACAATAGCTACATGGAAAGACACTTTTGATTGATGCAAGATTATAATATACCTTGAACTATAATTATGTTTATCTTATACCTTGAAGTAGAATTAGGTATAAATCTTGAacataaaagataaaagaattataatGAGATGAGTACTGAAATTAATGGAAGGAGATAGAACCCTAACGATTTGGAAGATATTTGAGTGTTAACCTTAACTGTTTTTCCCGCCTGAATCAAACCCTGTCAGGCCCAACTACTTCAGTAACTAATAACCGTTGCCGTACTTTGTCTTTATTCAATTAACTACTACTAGTAACTGTAACCTCCACCTTAGTGGATTAACCTTAATATCTTTTCCCCGTGTATCATTACCCTCTCCTTCAATTCGTTCATCCGCAAACGACAATAGTCAAAGATTGAGTTGAAACTCCAAAACATCTGGTGGCTCTTCAAACCATATGAATAGCCGGAAGGGGGTTCCTCAAATCATAGGAAGTATCTGCAACTCATCAAAGAGTTATGACCAAAACTTCttcaaatataacttttattatccGGTGGTTCTTCAAACCACAAAAAGTGTTGCATTTTTTGCCTTGAATCAAGACATGATTGAAACATAGGGTTCGTTGGCCAAGATTTGGTCATCGAGACTTTCAAATGCATCACCTGTCAAAGCAAATTGAGCTATTCCTCGGTCAACTTGATCACAATCGTATGTATCAACGCATGTCGATTGCACTTCTTGTTCGTTAATCACCGTTAGTGACATCTCGTTTCCCAAGACTAATTTTGGGATTTGTAAGGAAATAAACGACAATTTTGCAGTACTGCATATCTTTTCTCCAAACCCaaaattgtcacattttgtCTCGTATACCTCTTGAGTCTCCACTTTTACTTCATCAACACTGGTTTGTTAGGTCACTTGAAGAACCGGACATGAGTTCTTCAATTCGTCAAAATAGTTCCGatgtttttttctctaaaacATTCGTTGATTGTTGAAGTGTTTCGCTCTTAACATTTTCCTTTAACATTTTCCTCTAATAGTGTAATCACCTTCTGCATTGTGGTCAAAATTTCTTCCATTCGGTTGAGTTGTATATCATTTCGATCTAATCTTTATGATTTTCTTTGAACTTCAAACACCTCTCTTTTAGCTCGTTTTTCGTTTCGAGTTCCGTCATTTCCGACTAATTGAGTTCTTGGGCAGCTtgcacttaaaaaaaaaacctctctttccttaagaaaatatttagttaGACCAAAAGTATATCCAAACAGTGAGCAACCAAATGTATATCCAAACAGTGAGCAACCAAAACTGATGGGGAAATACAGTTTCAACTATATGCTATCCACCTTCCCTGTCCTCAGACGAGCGCCGACTCTCTGGTGTCTGTAATTGAGACAAAATCGAAAAACAGAAATGATGTTGGCAGTTGCTAAGTTTAACATAGGCTGATTACAATCACATAAGTGATCGCAATCGTGTGAATATCGCGAACCCAGATTCGCGATCGCACCAAAAGAATATACAGTTCTGCGACGATCTTCATCCTCTGCAgcacttcttcttcttgagtGATTCGATTAGGATTCTTGTGAATTGTTTCTAAGCGGCggcacttcttcttcttcttgaatgATTCAATTAGGATTCATGTGAACTGTTTCTAAGCAGCGACTGCGGAGGAGGTAATTTCAGACAGATGATTCAAATACAAATCTGGTTCAGCTATAAACCTCAATTTGTACACACTATTTTGCCAAGAacgagctctgataccactgttatACCTTGAAGTAGAATTAGATATAAATCTtgaataaaagaattatattgagatgagtAGTGAAGAATTAATGGAGGAAGATAGAACCCTAACTGTTAGGTGAATACAATGGGGATGAGAGAACAGGAATTAACCGAAGAgtttaacaaattaatcaatAGTTTTCCTTCCTGTTTGGCTGTTATTTGAGTGCATAACCTGTTTTTCCCGCCTGAATCAGTTCCTTACAGGCCCAACTGTTTCTGTTACTGATAATTGTTGCCATACTTTCAATCTTTATTCAACTACTACTAGTTACTGTAACCTCCACCTTAGTGCATTAGCCTTAATATCCTTTCCCGTGTAtcagtttaatatttaaaatcgaAGAGTATAATTGATGAAATGATACATTGAATCAACGAGAATTTTATTGAGATTGAGAAGAATTAATGGGAAAGATAGAACCCTAAATGATAGGGAGAATACAATTGGGATGAGAGAGATAAACTCTAACAAAAGTATTCAACTAATTCATTTCTTAACTAAAGAAACCGTTACTAATCTATTTATACTAATCTATTTATACAGTAATCACTAACCACTATTCAACCCTAGGACATTACCTTAACCCTTTCCCCTCGTAATAGATTATATATGAAAACAGGTGCATGCTCGACAAATAACAAATTGATTGATTAATAAGGAAATATGCCCCTGAACTTTATGACAATTTTGACTATGCCCCTAACCCCTACCACTTTAGATATATTCCCTCTGACGTGTAAGAACCAAGTAAATCGCCCCTAATTTGATGTCATCTTGACACAAAAAATTGTCgttaaataccaaaatatggGTCATTCATTTTTCTTTGATCTATTATACTAAAACTGTAACGAAATTAGCAAAATTCCACTGTAGATAATATGCGACAGGCACAAGTTGCTTTGTTTTTGCAAGTTGAAGGGTATATCAAATTGAGTAGACATTAGAGGCATGTTTCAAAATTGTCACAAAGTTTAGGGGCAAAAATGTCATGTAAATAACGAAGTGAAACTTGTGCTCACCAGAAGGTCCCATGGTGAGCAGATAGCAACAGCACCACCAATAGGAATATTCTCACCATCCTCTCCAAGAAATTTTACCTGAGGAAGAAGTTGCAACAATGTTTATTGTTATTGGAAAGTAGTAGTTGGTTAGTGTTTGACAGACATTATACACATAAAAACAATTGTTCAAGCAATTGGAGGTAAGTTGTTTCTCCACCAGTATAAGCTACCATTATGATTCCTTGTTGTATGCTAATTGATCGATTACATGTTAAAAAAACACATTGCTTATAGATTTTTATCATTCAGAATTCTCATAGGCAAACAAAGCATTACAAAAGAAGCTTTAAGGAACAAAACTAGCCTGATGACTATCACTAAAATGACTTGTACAAGAGGATTTTGCTTCTATTCGTAAAAGGGGATTTTGTACGGGTTGAGAATTTTTTGATCTTATTGCATTTAGTGTTTTTCTTATCCTTctgttcttttgtttttgtttctcttcTCCCTCCAATCTGTAATTCACTAAACGCATCTTGCGTTTTATTTCAATGAAAAGttgacctttttaaaaaaaactaaaatgactTGTACACTTTTTTTTAGACCAGGGTTTATTTTCCTGTAAATGGCTAGCACAACATCCCACTTCAATCAAGATTCTTCTTACGGGAATCAAACTTGATACCTCATTCTCTTAGTTCACTACACTTACCACTTGAGCTACATTGGGGTGAGTGTGccttatacaaatattaaatgggaaaaaaaataaaagataacatTTTGGGTTCTCATAAATGATCCAAGCCCAGTTTCTTCCCCTGAAATTCACTTATACGAAAAAACAATAACTAATAGAAAACTTGTAATTGACAGGTAAACATACCAGAATATTGGCACCAATACTGGTTCCAATAATGAGGAGTGGAGCCCTTGGATGTTCTCGATGGAGATAATGAATAACCTCCCTGATATCTTCCGTCCATCCAGCATTATAAAAGCAATCAGACTGCACCAAGTTCAGGGACTTacacatcaaagacaaaaaaaagcAGCACCATAACTAATGTAACTGATGATCATGTCGACGGAAGTCCAAGATAAGACAGGCCTTTTCATGTAAGACATCCAAATATAACTAGTAAAGGAAGTGACCAGTGAACAAAACCTCATTCTATGACAAATAGTAATATAATCCCACAACATTGCATTTCAAACTGATAACCAGATTCAATTTTCATGCAAGACATTGAAAATATAATGATACAATTTATATCCCCAAGAGGACTAAGGTATGTCCATCAAGATAagagaataattgaaataagacATGTAATTGAAATAAGACATATCTTGAGTATACTTGCAAACTTCTACTTCCCTCAGGTATATCAATAATGTTATACCCATCCGATATATGTCTCTCAAAGACCAATATCGTCTTCAAAGTTTGttaaataatacttaaaattattgaagTGTGACTTACAGTAACAGAAATGCCTCCCAGGCCCCTGTGATTACTGACAACGACATTCCATCCACATTTTGCGGTTCCCCAAGCTAGATGCTTTAAGTACTGCATAGTTCCTCGCATATAACGAATAGCTTCaaatttagaagaagaaaaagaaggatgtTGTATAAATCAGTGTACAGAAGGATGTAACTAACTTGAATCCAATATTCTAAGGTAACTTTCTTTTGGGAAAAAAACCATTGGGGTGTTCTAGTTTTTTCAAAAGTTTGGGTCATGTTCTTTCAAAAATCTCTATCAATGAGAAAAAAGCTAAAGATAGGTCACTAAGGACCATAGACAACTTCATTAATgctaaaaaaaagtaaatcaTCTCCCGTTTAAAGAACCTCCAGATTTCAAATACCAAATGAATACAACAAGTTATTACGAAACTTGGGTGCCATATCTACCAGGTCTTACATTTTCACAATTGCAACTGAAAATATGTagtaaaaattaacaaaatttgaGATTGTAGAAGAGTAGACTGTAGAGACGAATCGGAATAATAGTATAAACCATTTTGCATATTTTCTTATATAGACAACAATAACTTCAA from Impatiens glandulifera chromosome 9, dImpGla2.1, whole genome shotgun sequence includes the following:
- the LOC124915589 gene encoding embryogenesis-associated protein EMB8-like isoform X2; this translates as MDCSSEQLSESPECAYKLLFKAISMIPKSHFACFLIFFFLYFLYNFLEFHFLEDAFTAFRGSPISLTYNPASEIYQDVVSKCRILHGRYLATPWMSSPHIQTTLLNFFGRPPAVTYTRQLYRATDGGTIALDWLLYSDVLGDGRLKDSSISKDDTTPIVIIIPGLTSDSTAPYLKHLAWGTAKCGWNVVVSNHRGLGGISVTSDCFYNAGWTEDIREVIHYLHREHPRAPLLIIGTSIGANILVKFLGEDGENIPIGGAVAICSPWDLLIGDRFISRRLVQKLYDRALAIGLQGYAKMHEPQYTRLANWEGIEKSRSIRDFDNYATCHVGKFETVDTYYRHCSSSSFVAKVAVPLLCISSLDDPVCTKEAIPWDECRLNKNIVLATTKHGGHLAFFEGPTASGLWWVRATCEYLSVLLSSSHMHIQKKTMSCVPLECSIDQGPYLNVTDGMVAAVGNELITHVQEFKQLQNTLTVDLDSSTKVVSDCSNKEAKTTSSPPLVDLKSSKIFTTMRQQLDRIVQQSNASFWILSYIAVLSTPLLGVALHFIFKRKFKNAMVRKLVG
- the LOC124915589 gene encoding embryogenesis-associated protein EMB8-like isoform X1, which translates into the protein MDCSSEQLSESPECAYKLLFKAISMIPKSHFACFLIFFFLYFLYNFLEFHFLEDAFTAFRGSPISLTYNPASEIYQDVVSKCRILHGRYLATPWMSSPHIQTTLLNFFGRPPAVTYTRQLYRATDGGTIALDWLLYSDGNEKFLGDGRLKDSSISKDDTTPIVIIIPGLTSDSTAPYLKHLAWGTAKCGWNVVVSNHRGLGGISVTSDCFYNAGWTEDIREVIHYLHREHPRAPLLIIGTSIGANILVKFLGEDGENIPIGGAVAICSPWDLLIGDRFISRRLVQKLYDRALAIGLQGYAKMHEPQYTRLANWEGIEKSRSIRDFDNYATCHVGKFETVDTYYRHCSSSSFVAKVAVPLLCISSLDDPVCTKEAIPWDECRLNKNIVLATTKHGGHLAFFEGPTASGLWWVRATCEYLSVLLSSSHMHIQKKTMSCVPLECSIDQGPYLNVTDGMVAAVGNELITHVQEFKQLQNTLTVDLDSSTKVVSDCSNKEAKTTSSPPLVDLKSSKIFTTMRQQLDRIVQQSNASFWILSYIAVLSTPLLGVALHFIFKRKFKNAMVRKLVG